One stretch of Arthrobacter polaris DNA includes these proteins:
- the ffh gene encoding signal recognition particle protein translates to MFNSXSDRLTATFKNLRGKGRLSEADVDATVREIRRALLNADVAVPVVREFTAKVRERALGSEVNEALNPAQQIVKIVNEELVAILGGETRRINLAKXPPTVIMLAGLQGAGKTTLAGKLSKWLKGQGHSPLLVAADLQRPNAVKQLQVNGERAGVPVXAPHPGVSSEFENATGDPVAVALAGLAEAKSKLYDVVIVDTAGRLGIDAELMKQAADIRAAINPDEVLFVIDAMIGQDAVNTAQAFNEGVNFTGVVLTKLDGDARGGAALSVASITGKPVMFASTGESLDDFELFHPDRMASRILDMGDVLTLIEQAEXXWDKGEAERMAQKFADQEDFTLDDFLAQMQQIRKMGSMKKMLMMMPGAANMRQQLENFDEREIDRVEAIVRSMTPHERLAPKIINGSRRARIAKGSGVHVSEVNGLLERFGQAQKMMKKMAQGGGIPGMPGMPGPGGFNSARKGKQXPKKKAKSGNPAKAAAELKAAQEKASAPKALPTGAAFGAGAGAEGFDPSSLNLPKGFEKFLGK, encoded by the coding sequence GTGTTCAACTCCNTATCTGATCGGTTGACAGCAACTTTCAAGAACCTCCGTGGCAAGGGGCGGCTGAGCGAGGCCGACGTCGATGCCACAGTGCGCGAGATCCGTCGCGCGCTCTTGAACGCCGATGTTGCCGTGCCCGTGGTGCGTGAATTCACCGCCAAGGTCCGTGAACGGGCGCTCGGCTCCGAGGTTAACGAGGCCCTGAACCCTGCGCAGCAAATCGTCAAGATCGTCAACGAGGAACTCGTGGCCATCCTCGGTGGGGAAACCCGCCGGATCAACCTGGCCAAANACCCGCCCACTGTCATCATGTTGGCTGGTTTGCAGGGTGCAGGAAAGACCACCCTTGCCGGAAAGCTGTCCAAGTGGCTCAAGGGCCAAGGACACAGCCCGCTGCTGGTGGCTGCAGATTTGCAGCGCCCCAACGCCGTCAAGCAGCTCCAGGTCAACGGTGAGCGCGCAGGCGTCCCCGTTNTTGCTCCGCACCCGGGCGTCAGCAGTGAATTTGAAAATGCCACCGGCGATCCTGTTGCCGTAGCCCTGGCTGGTTTGGCCGAGGCGAAGTCCAAGCTGTACGACGTGGTCATTGTTGACACCGCCGGCCGGTTGGGTATTGACGCTGAATTGATGAAGCAGGCTGCGGACATCCGCGCCGCCATCAACCCCGACGAAGTTCTCTTTGTCATTGACGCCATGATCGGTCAGGACGCCGTCAACACGGCCCAGGCGTTCAACGAGGGTGTGAACTTCACCGGCGTTGTGTTGACCAAGCTCGACGGCGACGCTCGCGGTGGTGCCGCTCTCTCAGTCGCGTCGATCACCGGCAAGCCCGTCATGTTCGCCTCCACAGGCGAATCACTGGATGACTTTGAGCTGTTCCACCCGGACCGTATGGCCAGCCGCATCCTGGACATGGGCGATGTTCTCACGCTCATCGAGCAGGCTGAANAANACTGGGACAAGGGCGAAGCCGAACGGATGGCGCAGAAATTCGCCGACCAAGAAGACTTCACCCTGGATGATTTCCTGGCCCAGATGCAGCAGATCCGCAAAATGGGCTCCATGAAGAAGATGCTCATGATGATGCCTGGCGCAGCTAACATGCGCCAGCAGCTGGAGAACTTTGACGAGCGCGAGATTGACCGCGTTGAGGCCATTGTGCGCTCCATGACCCCGCACGAGCGGCTTGCACCGAAGATCATCAACGGATCACGCCGCGCCCGTATCGCCAAGGGTTCAGGTGTCCATGTTTCCGAGGTCAACGGGCTACTGGAGCGTTTTGGCCAGGCTCAGAAGATGATGAAGAAAATGGCCCAAGGTGGCGGCATTCCCGGAATGCCGGGCATGCCCGGTCCTGGTGGCTTCAATAGCGCGCGTAAGGGGAAGCAGNGCCCCAAGAAGAAGGCTAAATCCGGTAACCCGGCCAAGGCTGCCGCTGAGTTGAAGGCCGCACAGGAAAAGGCCAGTGCACCCAAAGCGTTGCCCACTGGTGCGGCGTTTGGGGCCGGCGCTGGTGCTGAGGGCTTTGACCCGTCGAGTCTGAATCTGCCTAAGGGTTTTGAGAAGTTCCTGGGCAAGTAA
- a CDS encoding glucose-6-phosphate dehydrogenase has translation MKTTSAPKGPSAKTSAASAATRDAGSPAQANGASQRIKTLLILGASGDLTGRLLLPGLARLIASGRAPGLSLVGAGNDDWSQKQWQDRLTNCFSEAXDPDGVSTDAGIKELQQLQADSSYHQLDVTAKGVLGKFLKDIPGPVALYFALPPAISQKACTALTPEDLPAGTRLVMEKPFGSSVESARALNATLAGLVPEDHIHRVDHFLGKSTVLNILGLRFANRLLEHSWDGQHIEKVEIFFDEALTLENRARYYDHAGAGRDMIQSHLLQVMGIMAMEPPATLGEQDVRSSIATVLRASTIGRTGXDLAKYTRRARYTAGSIGKRKVPNYIDEDGVDPANDTETLAEVEVYINNWRWAGVPFILRSGKALGNARKEAVVTFKPVPHLPVGFKGTDSPTRLHIGFGPDTLTLDLDVNGPGDVFTLDRVKLEAELGSDPLLPYGEVLEGVLRADPLLSVRGDTAEECWRIVEPTFAAWKAGTVPLEEYSAGSNGPADWTTSND, from the coding sequence ATGAAAACCACTTCAGCTCCCAAGGGTCCCTCTGCCAAAACATCCGCCGCTTCGGCTGCCACGCGCGACGCCGGATCTCCGGCCCAGGCGAACGGCGCCAGCCAGCGGATCAAGACTCTGCTCATTTTGGGTGCGTCGGGTGACTTGACCGGTAGGTTATTGCTTCCCGGGTTGGCNAGACTTATCGCCTCGGGACGCGCGCCGGGGCTGTCCCTTGTTGGCGCCGGCAACGACGATTGGTCCCAAAAGCAATGGCAGGACAGGCTCACAAACTGTTTTTCTGAGGCCATNGACCCTGATGGGGTCTCCACGGACGCCGGGATCAAGGAATTGCAGCAGCTCCAAGCGGATAGCAGCTACCACCAGCTGGACGTGACCGCCAAGGGCGTGCTGGGCAAGTTCCTTAAGGACATTCCGGGCCCGGTAGCCCTGTATTTTGCCCTACCNCCCGCTATTAGCCAGAAAGCTTGTACAGCGTTGACACCGGAGGATCTGCCAGCTGGCACCCGCCTTGTTATGGAGAAGCCGTTTGGTTCCAGTGTCGAATCGGCACGGGCACTCAATGCCACGCTCGCCGGGCTGGTCCCCGAGGACCACATCCACCGGGTGGATCATTTCCTAGGCAAGTCAACAGTTTTGAATATCTTGGGGCTCCGTTTTGCCAATAGGTTGCTGGAGCATTCTTGGGACGGTCAGCACATTGAAAAGGTGGAGATCTTCTTTGACGAGGCTCTGACGTTGGAGAACCGGGCCAGGTACTACGACCATGCTGGTGCCGGGCGGGACATGATTCAAAGCCACCTACTTCAGGTCATGGGCATTATGGCTATGGAACCNCCAGCCACGTTGGGTGAACAGGACGTCCGCTCCAGTATTGCTACAGTTCTGCGTGCCAGCACCATTGGCCGCACCGGGAANGATTTAGCCAAGTACACACGCCGGGCGCGCTACACCGCGGGAAGTATTGGCAAGCGCAAGGTCCCGAACTATATCGACGAGGACGGCGTCGATCCTGCTAATGACACCGAGACGCTGGCTGAGGTGGAAGTGTACATAAACAATTGGCGGTGGGCAGGAGTGCCGTTCATTCTGCGCTCAGGGAAGGCACTAGGCAACGCCCGTAAAGAAGCCGTCGTCACCTTCAAACCGGTGCCGCACCTGCCCGTCGGATTTAAGGGCACTGACTCNCCCACCCGCCTGCACATTGGTTTCGGCCCGGACACGCTGACCCTGGACCTGGATGTTAACGGCCCAGGTGACGTGTTTACCCTGGACCGGGTCAAGTTGGAGGCTGAACTGGGCAGCGACCCGCTCCTACCTTATGGTGAAGTACTCGAAGGGGTCCTCCGCGCGGATCCGCTGCTGTCAGTCCGCGGCGACACAGCCGAAGAATGCTGGCGCATTGTGGAACCGACCTTTGCTGCTTGGAAGGCTGGGACAGTNCCCCTGGAAGAATACTCGGCTGGGTCCAACGGTCCAGCGGATTGGACCACCAGCAACGACTGA
- a CDS encoding P-II family nitrogen regulator has translation MKLITAIIRPEQLEDVRNALESYGVQGLTVSSAHGYGRQRGHTEIYRGAEYTVDLHAKIRVEVLATDEQAWDLMEIIVASSNTGNAGDGKVWMIEVCEAVRVRTGERGVAAI, from the coding sequence ATGAAACTCATCACGGCAATCATCCGGCCAGAGCAACTCGAAGATGTGCGCAATGCCCTTGAGAGTTACGGTGTTCAGGGCCTGACCGTTAGCAGCGCCCACGGGTACGGCCGCCAACGCGGTCACACGGAAATCTACCGTGGCGCCGAATACACCGTGGATCTCCATGCCAAGATCCGGGTGGAGGTCCTTGCCACCGATGAGCAGGCATGGGATCTCATGGAGATCATTGTTGCTAGTTCTAACACTGGTAACGCCGGTGATGGGAAAGTGTGGATGATCGAAGTGTGTGAGGCCGTTCGGGTCAGAACAGGCGAACGTGGAGTGGCAGCAATCTAA
- a CDS encoding ammonium transporter, producing MNSGDTAWVLISAALVLLMTXGLAFFYGGMTRAKGVLNMMMMSFGAIAVVGVIWILFGYSAAFGTDIGGXLLGNXFEKLGLQGVLDTGRVXPLVGTIPEIAFVGFQAVFAIITVALITGAIADRAKFGAWLLFAAIWVTVVYLPVAHWVFSFTKDARGNPTGGWIGQGLGVIDFAGXTAVHINAGAAALALALILGKRKGFGKDPSHRPHNLPFVMLGAGLLWFGWFGFNAGSALGANATAGYVWINTLAAPAAAILGWLLVEKLRDGHATSLGAASGAVAGLVGITPACSALTPLWALALGALAGVVCALAVGLKYRFGIDDSLDVVGVHLVGGIVGTLFIGFAANPTSPAGGQGLFYGGGLELLGKQAIGAFSVLIYSFVMAFVIGWIINKTMGFRISKEHEAAGIDVAIHAESAYDLGGHSTGSFHPLTEKLPAAATLKRTRSSETKVNA from the coding sequence ATGAATTCTGGCGACACAGCTTGGGTCCTCATCTCAGCAGCTTTGGTGCTGCTGATGACTNCAGGACTGGCATTCTTCTACGGCGGCATGACCCGAGCCAAGGGTGTCCTGAACATGATGATGATGAGCTTTGGTGCCATCGCCGTGGTGGGTGTCATCTGGATCCTCTTTGGATACTCCGCAGCGTTTGGAACCGACATCGGCGGGNGCCTTCTAGGTAACNCCTTTGAAAAGTTGGGCCTGCAAGGAGTGCTTGACACAGGGCGGGTGNTGCCCCTTGTTGGCACTATTCCTGAAATAGCCTTTGTTGGCTTCCAAGCGGTCTTTGCCATCATTACCGTGGCACTGATCACCGGGGCCATTGCCGACCGTGCCAAATTCGGTGCGTGGCTGCTCTTCGCAGCCATTTGGGTCACAGTGGTTTATCTGCCCGTGGCCCATTGGGTCTTCTCCTTCACCAAGGATGCCCGCGGCAATCCCACCGGTGGGTGGATTGGCCAGGGACTCGGTGTTATTGACTTTGCTGGGNGCACGGCTGTGCATATCAACGCTGGAGCAGCAGCCCTGGCATTGGCTCTGATCCTGGGTAAGCGGAAGGGCTTTGGTAAAGACCCCAGCCACCGCCCGCACAACCTCCCCTTTGTCATGCTGGGTGCTGGCCTGCTGTGGTTTGGTTGGTTTGGCTTCAACGCAGGTTCGGCCCTGGGCGCCAACGCCACTGCCGGCTATGTCTGGATCAATACCCTTGCCGCACCTGCTGCCGCAATTCTTGGCTGGCTCCTAGTAGAGAAGCTTCGAGATGGGCATGCAACCTCCTTGGGTGCTGCTTCGGGCGCGGTAGCCGGTCTGGTGGGCATCACACCAGCCTGCTCGGCGTTGACTCCCCTGTGGGCTTTGGCTCTAGGCGCTCTGGCTGGGGTTGTCTGTGCATTGGCCGTGGGATTGAAGTACCGGTTCGGCATCGATGACTCCCTTGACGTAGTGGGTGTCCACCTTGTGGGAGGCATTGTTGGCACCTTGTTCATTGGCTTTGCCGCAAACCCCACCTCACCAGCTGGCGGCCAAGGACTCTTCTACGGAGGCGGGCTAGAACTACTGGGCAAGCAGGCCATCGGAGCATTTTCAGTACTGATCTATTCATTCGTCATGGCCTTTGTCATCGGCTGGATCATCAATAAGACCATGGGCTTCCGTATCTCCAAAGAGCACGAGGCGGCCGGCATCGACGTCGCTATCCATGCAGAGTCCGCCTACGACCTAGGCGGGCACAGCACCGGTAGCTTCCATCCGCTCACCGAAAAGCTGCCGGCAGCCGCAACTCTCAAGAGAACACGCAGTAGCGAAACCAAGGTGAACGCATGA
- the ftsY gene encoding signal recognition particle-docking protein FtsY: protein MNDFLXILLTIVIGLAVVSGVLVPFFLKARRNNQNYVGXRDANDPAPLEPAGTADSTGTLVQERXEPQAPASDAETALVEPETPVAPSLETPLPVEGRLVRLRARLAKSNNALGKGLLALLSRDTIDEDVWEEVEETLLLADIGTDSTMDLVDTLRDRVKVLGVRSPEHVQSMLREELIKLIDPSMDRTLNIERHDDRPAVLMVVGVNGVGKTTTVGKLARVLVAENKDVLLGAADTFRAAAAEQLATWGARVGVPTVKSDVDGADPASVAFEAVKAGIEQEVDVVMIDTAGRLQNKVGLMDELGKVKRVIEKQATVDEVLLVLDATTGQNGLTQAKVXAEVVNVTGIVLTKLDGTAKGGIVVAIQXTLGVPVKLVGLGEGADDLAPFDAESFVDALLD, encoded by the coding sequence GTGAATGACTTTCTCNCTATCCTCCTGACCATTGTTATTGGGCTCGCCGTTGTTTCCGGTGTCCTGGTTCCCTTCTTCTTGAAGGCCCGGCGCAACAACCAGAACTACGTTGGCNCCCGTGACGCCAATGACCCGGCACCGCTGGAGCCGGCCGGTACCGCTGACTCAACTGGCACCTTGGTGCAGGAACGCNCGGAACCCCAAGCTCCGGCGTCGGACGCTGAAACAGCGCTGGTTGAGCCAGAAACACCGGTGGCACCCTCGCTGGAGACTCCGCTTCCTGTGGAAGGCCGGCTGGTGCGGCTGCGTGCCCGTCTGGCGAAGTCGAACAATGCCCTGGGTAAGGGATTGCTGGCGCTGCTTTCGCGGGACACCATCGATGAAGATGTGTGGGAAGAGGTTGAAGAGACGCTGCTGCTGGCGGATATTGGCACCGATTCCACCATGGATCTGGTGGACACGCTACGCGATCGCGTGAAGGTTTTGGGTGTGCGCAGCCCTGAGCATGTTCAGTCGATGCTGCGCGAGGAGCTCATCAAACTCATCGACCCCAGCATGGACCGGACCCTGAACATTGAACGGCACGATGACCGTCCGGCCGTGCTGATGGTGGTTGGTGTCAACGGCGTGGGTAAAACCACCACTGTTGGCAAGTTGGCCCGCGTGTTGGTGGCGGAAAACAAGGACGTGCTCCTGGGCGCGGCAGACACTTTCCGTGCCGCCGCCGCTGAGCAGTTGGCCACGTGGGGTGCGCGTGTGGGTGTTCCCACCGTGAAGTCCGACGTCGATGGGGCGGACCCTGCCTCGGTCGCCTTCGAAGCGGTGAAGGCAGGCATCGAGCAAGAAGTTGATGTTGTCATGATTGACACTGCCGGGCGCCTGCAGAACAAGGTGGGGCTGATGGACGAGCTGGGCAAGGTCAAGCGTGTCATTGAAAAGCAAGCAACAGTTGATGAGGTCCTGCTGGTTCTTGATGCCACCACAGGCCAGAACGGTCTGACCCAGGCGAAGGTTNTTGCCGAAGTTGTCAATGTCACCGGCATTGTGCTGACCAAGCTTGACGGTACGGCCAAGGGCGGCATTGTGGTGGCCATCCAANAGACACTGGGTGTGCCGGTGAAGCTGGTGGGTCTGGGCGAAGGTGCCGATGACCTGGCCCCGTTTGACGCGGAAAGTTTTGTTGACGCCCTCTTGGACTAA
- a CDS encoding MFS transporter — MPMTSPSSKXSLEHPSVTLPREIKVLVAAAXLIAIGFGIVAPVLPQFAQSFHVSITAAAVVVSAFAFTRLLFAPLSGWLVERMGERRTYILGILIVGASSAACAFAQNYWQLLLFRGLGGIGSTMFTVAAMGLLIRLAPPRARGRVSSLYSGSFLLGNIAGPAAGGLLAGLGLQLPFLVYAGALVLVAILVATMLPSVKAIPAHLRAAAAAKKLEPLTLRAALAIPAYRAVLTSAFANGWSAIGIRMALVPLFATAVLGAGPEVAGISLAVFAIGTGVALTFSGKLADTXGRKPMILAGLAVNGLAMGALGFTGNEFWFFAISAVAGVGSGLMGPAQQATVADVIGNERSGGKVLATFQMSSDFGTIIGPIAAGFLVDTFSYAPAXLMATVVAFISIVXWLPARGTRQAV, encoded by the coding sequence ATGCCAATGACTAGCCCTTCGTCCAAAAANTCGTTAGAACACCCCTCGGTGACACTTCCCCGTGAGATTAAGGTGCTGGTTGCGGCCGCCTTNTTGATCGCGATCGGATTCGGGATTGTGGCACCAGTTTTGCCGCAATTTGCGCAGAGCTTTCATGTCAGCATCACCGCTGCTGCGGTAGTGGTCAGTGCCTTTGCTTTCACCCGGCTCCTNTTTGCCCCGCTCAGCGGCTGGCTGGTGGAACGTATGGGCGAAAGACGCACCTATATCCTGGGCATCCTTATTGTTGGTGCATCCTCAGCAGCCTGCGCCTTCGCCCAAAACTACTGGCAGCTACTGCTCTTCCGNGGGCTCGGCGGCATTGGCTCCACCATGTTCACGGTGGCCGCCATGGGACTGCTCATCAGGCTCGCTCCNCCGCGGGCCCGCGGCCGGGTCTCCAGCCTCTACTCCGGTTCCTTCCTGCTGGGCAACATTGCCGGCCCTGCTGCTGGCGGCCTGCTCGCGGGCTTGGGCCTGCAACTGCCGTTCCTGGTCTACGCCGGCGCCCTGGTGCTGGTGGCCATCTTGGTGGCCACCATGCTNCCCTCTGTCAAGGCCATCCCGGCGCACTTGCGCGCCGCCGCCGCCGCCAAGAAGCTGGAGCCGCTGACGCTGCGCGCGGCCCTGGCGATACCTGCCTACCGTGCTGTGCTGACCTCCGCGTTCGCCAATGGTTGGTCGGCCATTGGCATCCGGATGGCCCTTGTGCCGCTGTTCGCCACGGCCGTCCTGGGCGCTGGCCCCGAAGTTGCCGGCATTTCCTTGGCTGTCTTCGCCATCGGCACCGGAGTGGCCTTGACCTTCTCCGGCAAGCTGGCTGATACGTGNGGGCGCAAACCCATGATCCTGGCGGGCCTGGCCGTGAACGGCCTCGCCATGGGAGCCTTGGGGTTCACCGGCAATGAGTTCTGGTTCTTTGCCATCTCCGCCGTCGCCGGAGTGGGCAGCGGACTCATGGGCCCGGCCCAACAGGCCACCGTGGCGGATGTGATCGGCAATGAACGCTCCGGAGGCAAGGTTTTAGCCACCTTCCAAATGAGCTCCGACTTTGGCACCATCATCGGCCCCATCGCAGCCGGATTCTTAGTGGATACGTTCTCTTACGCCCCGGCATTNTTGATGGCCACCGTGGTGGCGTTCATCAGCATCGTCTTNTGGCTCCCGGCCAGGGGCACCCGCCAAGCGGTGTAG
- a CDS encoding ABC transporter permease, which yields MAPSKRSLRPPSTPVGRWFSDGWITTRRNLIKIKRVPDILVFTTLQPIMFVLLXTYIYAGVITIPGSSYKEFIMAGIFAQTVVFGSTFSGSAMAQDLRDGIIDRFRSLPMSPSAVLVGRTNGDLFINAISMAVMMTTGLLVGWRVRSSFFEGAAAVALLLLFAYSFSWVMAYLGMLVRSPEVINNVSFLVLFPLTFISNAFVPADTLPTPXRLFAQYNPVSALVQAARELFGNVPPGAAVPDTWTQQHAIPTVLIGITVVLVIFIPLAIHRFXKISSR from the coding sequence ATGGCACCTTCGAAGCGATCCCTGAGACCGCCGTCCACGCCCGTGGGGCGCTGGTTTTCGGACGGGTGGATCACCACGCGCCGGAACCTGATCAAGATCAAGCGGGTCCCGGACATCCTGGTGTTCACCACCTTGCAGCCCATCATGTTCGTCCTGCTTNTTACCTATATTTACGCCGGGGTCATCACCATTCCCGGCAGCAGCTACAAAGAGTTCATCATGGCGGGCATCTTCGCCCAGACTGTGGTGTTCGGTTCCACGTTTTCCGGTTCGGCGATGGCACAGGACTTACGCGATGGCATCATCGACAGGTTCCGCAGCCTGCCGATGAGCCCCTCGGCCGTATTGGTGGGCCGCACCAACGGGGATCTGTTCATCAACGCTATTTCCATGGCAGTCATGATGACAACTGGATTGCTGGTTGGCTGGCGGGTGCGCTCAAGCTTCTTCGAAGGTGCTGCCGCGGTGGCGCTGCTGCTGTTATTCGCCTACTCGTTTTCCTGGGTGATGGCGTATCTGGGGATGCTGGTGCGCAGCCCCGAAGTGATCAACAATGTCTCGTTCCTGGTGCTTTTTCCGCTCACATTCATCTCCAACGCGTTTGTGCCGGCGGACACGCTGCCCACGCCCNTGCGCTTGTTCGCCCAGTACAATCCGGTGTCGGCGCTGGTGCAGGCGGCACGGGAGCTGTTCGGTAACGTGCCTCCTGGTGCGGCGGTGCCGGACACCTGGACCCAGCAGCATGCGATCCCCACGGTGCTGATCGGGATCACCGTGGTGCTGGTGATCTTCATTCCGCTGGCCATTCACCGCTTCNAAAAGATCAGTTCGCGGTGA
- a CDS encoding ATP-binding cassette domain-containing protein yields MTFLEAEGLSKIYLPKGSPPVRALDGLDLFVPQGTVTALLGPNGAGKTTTVKVLTTLITPNQGRAVIDGIDVLKYPERIRPIIGVSGQYAAVDENLTGFENLDMVGRLYHLGAKASRQRAKELIELFELTEAMNRPVKGFSGGMRRRIDLAGALVIRPKVLFLDEPTTGLDPRGRLGMWEVITNLVXEGTTVLLTTQYLEEADRLADSIAVIDGGTVIALGTADELKASIGGQRIELNLVSGQDSAVVLELLGRIGNAVPTVSADGRELTVSADDAHSALQAVLTELGLRGIELYDAGMRRPTLDDVFLKLTGHATDNDETVA; encoded by the coding sequence GTGACGTTCTTAGAGGCCGAAGGGCTCAGTAAGATCTACCTACCCAAGGGTTCTCCACCCGTGCGCGCCCTCGACGGCCTGGACCTTTTCGTGCCACAGGGGACGGTGACTGCGCTGCTTGGCCCCAATGGGGCGGGAAAGACCACCACGGTTAAAGTGCTGACCACCTTGATCACGCCCAACCAGGGCCGGGCGGTCATTGACGGGATCGACGTCCTGAAGTACCCGGAGCGCATCCGCCCGATCATCGGCGTGTCAGGACAGTATGCGGCCGTAGATGAAAATCTGACAGGCTTTGAAAACTTGGACATGGTGGGCCGGCTTTACCATTTGGGTGCCAAGGCGTCACGGCAGAGGGCCAAAGAGTTAATTGAGCTGTTTGAACTGACCGAGGCGATGAACCGGCCGGTGAAAGGCTTTTCCGGTGGCATGCGGCGGCGGATCGATCTGGCCGGTGCACTCGTCATCCGGCCCAAGGTGCTGTTCCTGGATGAACCGACTACCGGGTTGGACCCTCGCGGCCGGCTCGGCATGTGGGAGGTGATCACTAATCTGGTGNGGGAGGGCACCACCGTGCTGCTCACCACCCAGTATCTGGAGGAGGCGGACCGCCTAGCTGACAGCATTGCCGTCATCGATGGCGGCACCGTGATCGCCCTCGGCACTGCAGATGAGTTGAAAGCGTCCATTGGAGGGCAGCGGATAGAGCTGAACTTGGTTAGCGGCCAGGACAGCGCAGTTGTGCTCGAGCTGCTAGGGCGCATCGGCAACGCGGTGCCGACAGTCTCCGCCGACGGCCGCGAACTGACGGTCAGCGCAGATGACGCTCACTCCGCGTTGCAGGCCGTCCTCACCGAGCTGGGCTTACGCGGCATAGAACTGTACGACGCTGGCATGCGCCGGCCCACGTTGGATGATGTGTTCTTGAAACTTACCGGACATGCCACCGACAACGATGAAACGGTGGCATGA